A genomic window from Salvia miltiorrhiza cultivar Shanhuang (shh) chromosome 5, IMPLAD_Smil_shh, whole genome shotgun sequence includes:
- the LOC131025889 gene encoding uncharacterized protein LOC131025889 produces the protein MSQTSVLSSSGDCDRAGLEGINLNAQFAVTTDPKVEEIASILPSTKQRGGYTPAETTLVCRLYAEATCNSIKGADQKGACYWGDILMKYNAQQPPGTIQRDVRQIKSHFQRVQKDVKLWEAIYDKCWENWGSGMSYEQITTQATQMYAFEHECIFKYPHAWHVLHECQKFVTIGEDVHSSKQLKVSDGRHTTTSSEPSIYTRPQCQKEAKKDKGKKKTESSDEQT, from the exons ATGTCGCAGACCAGCGTGTTGTCATCATCTGGTGATTGCGACAGA GCGGGCCTTGAAGGAATAAATTTGAACGCTCAATTTGCGGTGACGACCGACCCCAAGGTGGAGGAGATAGCCTCCATTCTGCCGTCTACCAAACAAAGAGGCGGCTACACCCCGGCGGAGACGACACTCGTGTGTCGTTTGTATGCGGAGGCCACATGCAACTCGATCAAAGGCGCTGACCAAAAAGGAGCATGCTATTGGGGCGATATCCTCATGAAATACAATGCTCAACAGCCCCCAGGCACGATCCAACGCGATGTGAGGCAAATAAAGTCTCACTTTCAACGCGTCCAAAAGGACGTGAAGTTGTGGGAAGCCATCTACGACAAGTGTTGGGAAAATTGGGGCTCCGGCATGAGCTACGAGCAAATCACCACCCAAGCAACACAAATGTATGCTTTCGAGCACGAGTGTATATTCAAGTATCCTCATGCGTGGCATGTGCTTCACGAATGTCAAAAATTCGTGACGATTGGCGAGGATGTTCACTCCTCCAAACAGTTAAAGGTCTCGGATGGTCGCCATACGACCACCTCTAGCGAGCCAAGTATCTACACAAGGCCCCAATGCCAAAAGGAGGCGAAGAAAGATAAAGGGAAGAAGAAGACGGAATCATCCGACGAGCAAACTTAG